A genomic stretch from Halorhodospira halophila SL1 includes:
- the acs gene encoding acetate--CoA ligase, whose amino-acid sequence MSETKVYPVPETIQRDAHLNFEQYQEMYNRSIQDPEGFWSEQADKFLDWFSKWGTTCHWDLAKGDIRFFEGGTLNVAYNCVDRHLETRGDQTAIIWEGDEPDQDEHITYRDLYERVGRLANALKARGVKKGDRVCIYLPMVPEAAVAMLACARIGAVHSIVFGGFSPEALRDRIQDADAEVVITSDEGVRGGRSIPLKANTDKALEGCPNVKTVFVVRRTGGDIAWNDGRDVWFHEACAEASPDCPPEHMDAEDPLFILYTSGSTGKPKGVQHSTAGYLLGTAMTHKYIFDYQDGEVYWCTADVGWVTGHSYIVYGPLANGAKTLMFEGVPTYPDAGRFWQVVDKHEVSIFYTAPTAIRALMGQGDDHVKKTSRKSLRILGTVGEPINPEAWEWYYHTIGEDRCPIVDTWWQTETGSILIAPLPGAMDLKPGSATLPFFGVEPQLVDDKGNVLEGATNGNLVINRAWPSMMRTIYGDHERFFNTYLAAYPGKYFTGDGARRDEDGYYWITGRVDDVINVSGHRMGTAEVESALVLHDKVSEAAVVGYPHDVKGQGIYAYVTLMAGEEPSDELKQELVKLCIQEIGPIAKPDIIQFAPGLPKTRSGKIMRRILRKVASNELDSLGDTSTLADPTVVDTLIEDRANQ is encoded by the coding sequence ATGTCGGAGACCAAGGTGTATCCCGTCCCCGAGACGATCCAGCGGGACGCTCATCTGAACTTCGAGCAGTACCAGGAGATGTACAACCGCTCGATCCAGGATCCCGAGGGGTTCTGGTCGGAGCAGGCCGACAAGTTCCTGGACTGGTTCAGCAAGTGGGGCACCACTTGCCACTGGGATCTGGCCAAGGGCGACATCCGCTTCTTCGAGGGCGGGACGCTGAACGTGGCCTACAACTGCGTGGATCGCCACCTGGAGACCCGGGGTGATCAGACCGCCATCATCTGGGAGGGCGACGAACCGGACCAGGATGAGCACATCACCTACCGCGACCTGTACGAGCGCGTCGGTCGCCTGGCCAACGCCCTCAAGGCCCGCGGCGTCAAGAAGGGCGATCGCGTCTGCATCTACCTGCCGATGGTGCCCGAGGCGGCGGTGGCCATGCTCGCCTGCGCCCGCATCGGTGCCGTTCACTCCATCGTGTTCGGCGGCTTCTCGCCGGAGGCGCTGCGCGACCGGATCCAGGACGCCGACGCCGAGGTGGTGATCACCTCCGACGAGGGCGTCCGTGGCGGTCGCAGCATTCCGCTCAAGGCCAACACCGACAAGGCCCTGGAGGGGTGCCCCAACGTCAAGACGGTCTTCGTGGTCCGCCGCACCGGCGGCGACATCGCCTGGAACGACGGGCGTGACGTCTGGTTCCACGAGGCCTGTGCCGAGGCCTCGCCGGACTGCCCGCCGGAGCACATGGACGCCGAGGACCCGCTGTTCATCCTCTACACCTCCGGCTCCACCGGCAAGCCGAAGGGCGTTCAGCACAGCACCGCCGGCTACCTGCTCGGCACCGCCATGACCCACAAGTACATCTTCGACTACCAGGATGGCGAGGTGTACTGGTGCACCGCCGACGTGGGCTGGGTCACGGGCCACTCCTACATCGTCTACGGCCCTCTGGCCAACGGCGCCAAGACTCTGATGTTCGAAGGCGTGCCCACCTACCCCGACGCCGGGCGTTTCTGGCAGGTGGTGGACAAGCACGAGGTCTCGATCTTCTACACCGCGCCGACGGCCATCCGCGCGCTGATGGGCCAGGGCGACGACCACGTGAAGAAGACCTCGCGCAAGAGCCTGCGCATCCTCGGCACCGTGGGCGAGCCGATCAACCCCGAGGCGTGGGAGTGGTACTACCACACCATTGGCGAAGACCGCTGCCCCATCGTCGACACCTGGTGGCAGACCGAGACCGGCTCCATCCTCATCGCGCCGCTGCCCGGCGCCATGGACCTCAAGCCCGGTTCCGCCACCCTGCCCTTCTTCGGTGTCGAGCCGCAGCTGGTCGACGACAAGGGCAACGTCCTGGAGGGCGCCACCAACGGCAACCTGGTGATCAACCGCGCCTGGCCCAGCATGATGCGCACCATCTACGGCGACCACGAGCGCTTCTTCAACACCTATCTGGCCGCCTATCCGGGCAAGTACTTCACCGGTGACGGCGCTCGCCGTGACGAGGACGGCTACTACTGGATCACCGGCCGGGTCGACGACGTCATCAACGTCTCGGGTCACCGCATGGGCACCGCCGAGGTCGAAAGCGCCCTGGTGCTCCACGACAAGGTGAGTGAGGCCGCGGTGGTGGGCTACCCCCACGACGTCAAGGGCCAGGGCATCTACGCCTACGTCACCCTGATGGCCGGCGAGGAGCCGAGCGACGAGCTCAAGCAGGAGCTGGTCAAACTCTGCATCCAGGAGATCGGCCCCATCGCCAAGCCGGACATCATCCAGTTCGCGCCGGGGCTGCCGAAGACCCGCTCGGGCAAGATCATGCGCCGGATCCTGCGCAAGGTCGCCTCGAACGAGCTCGACAGCCTGGGCGACACCAGCACGCTGGCCGACCCGACAGTGGTCGATACCCTGATCGAGGATCGGGCCAACCAGTAG
- a CDS encoding tetratricopeptide repeat protein, protein MIKITERGYRTWVAIAIVAALLPLGYALYQGVAPDRGPGDVKTIAGDRALQDRRYDRALEQYTRALEEAPEHRYAHLGKATTLLELGELERAIHVYDRFIELIDPEFAGAYANRGIAYDRLGEHEQALADYRKAAELDEAVDDGPGWLTRFFHMGPDGQPSISERADYLEEQLALPEDERKLSDPEKDSQQRAYTQRPD, encoded by the coding sequence ATGATCAAGATTACCGAGCGGGGGTACCGGACCTGGGTGGCCATCGCCATCGTGGCGGCGCTCCTGCCGCTGGGCTACGCCCTGTATCAGGGGGTGGCACCGGATCGGGGGCCGGGCGATGTCAAGACCATCGCCGGCGATCGCGCCCTCCAGGATCGGCGCTACGATCGCGCCCTGGAGCAGTACACCCGGGCGCTGGAGGAGGCGCCGGAGCACCGTTACGCTCACCTGGGCAAGGCCACGACGCTGCTTGAGCTAGGCGAGCTGGAACGCGCCATCCACGTGTACGACCGGTTCATCGAACTGATCGATCCGGAGTTCGCCGGCGCCTACGCCAACCGCGGGATCGCCTACGACCGGCTCGGTGAACACGAGCAGGCGCTTGCGGACTACCGTAAGGCGGCGGAACTGGACGAGGCGGTGGATGACGGCCCGGGGTGGTTGACCCGCTTCTTCCACATGGGACCGGACGGCCAGCCGAGCATCTCGGAACGCGCTGACTACCTCGAGGAGCAGCTGGCGCTGCCGGAAGATGAGCGTAAGCTCTCCGACCCGGAAAAAGACAGCCAGCAGAGGGCCTACACCCAGCGCCCCGATTAG